A window of the Aquarana catesbeiana isolate 2022-GZ linkage group LG05, ASM4218655v1, whole genome shotgun sequence genome harbors these coding sequences:
- the ACKR4 gene encoding atypical chemokine receptor 4, with the protein MKEQINTTLMTTTEIYEEYKDTTFDYDHYEELCVKHDIRRFAEVFLPAFYSVAFVIGVAGNSLVVGIYAYYKKMRTKTDVYLLNLAVADLLLLFTLPFWAVDASIGWKLGNAMCKITAALYTINFSSGMQFLACISLDRFFAVTKVSSQQNFQKRCWAICIFVWITSLMLSITDLYFSEVKEHNGKHACLPIYPKDSVKEVTALIQILEIVFCFVIPFVIMLFCYTAMAKVLLKTPNIKRSRSLKVLLTVVVVFLITQLPYNITKLWRALDIIYGLITRCETSRTIDLMMQVTGSMALFHCCLNPLLYAYMGTTFKTYITKTVKRFSSWRKQRSESVEEYAMYSESHVEETSSFSI; encoded by the coding sequence ATGAAGGAACAAATTAACACAACGCTAATGACAACAACAGAAATCtatgaggaatacaaagacacaacTTTTGATTATGACCATTATGAAGAACTCTGTGTAAAGCATGACATCCGGAGGTTTGCTGAGGTTTTCCTCCCAGCTTTCTATTCAGTGGCATTTGTTATTGGCGTTGCCGGCAATTCTTTAGTAGTTGGCATATATGCCTACTATAAAAAGATGAGAACCAAGACTGATGTGTATCTACTGAACCTAGCAGTGGCAGATCTTTTGCTACTCTTCACCCTTCCCTTCTGGGCTGTGGATGCATCAATTGGATGGAAGTTGGGAAATGCAATGTGCAAGATAACTGCAGCTTTGTATACTATAAACTTCAGCTCAGGAATGCAATTCCTGGCTTGCATCAGCTTGGACAGATTCTTTGCAGTGACCAAAGTATCAAGCCAACAAAATTTCCAAAAACGGTGCTGGGCAATCTGTATTTTTGTCTGGATCACTTCCCTGATGCTGAGCATCACTGATTTATATTTCAGTGAAGTGAAGGAACACAACGGCAAACATGCATGTCTTCCAATATATCCCAAAGATTCAGTAAAAGAAGTTACAGCCTTAATTCAAATCCTTGAGATTGTCTTCTGCTTCGTAATACCTTTTGTCATCATGTTGTTTTGCTACACGGCAATGGCCAAGGTTCTTCTAAAGACTCCAAACATTAAAAGGTCAAGGTCCCTCAAGGTATTGCTGACAGTTGTAGTAGTCTTTCTGATCACCCAGTTGCCATATAACATAACCAAATTATGGAGAGCCTTGGATATCATATATGGACTGATTACAAGATGTGAGACCAGCAGAACCATTGACCTAATGATGCAAGTGACGGGGAGCATGGCCTTGTTCCACTGCTGCCTAAACCCACTATTGTATGCATATATGGGGACTACATTTAAAACTTACATAACTAAAACTGTAAAAAGATTTAGCTCTTGGAGAAAACAAAGAAGTGAAAGTGTGGAGGAGTATGCCATGTATTCTGAAAGCCATGTTGAAGAAACCAGCAGCTTCTCCATCTAA